In a genomic window of Rhopalosiphum maidis isolate BTI-1 chromosome 4, ASM367621v3, whole genome shotgun sequence:
- the LOC113554459 gene encoding alpha-actinin, sarcomeric isoform X2 has translation MITMNSHSNDIDYSNGYMEPEEEWEREGLLDPAWEKQQKKTFTAWCNSHLRKAGTAIENIEEDFRNGLKLMLLLEVISGETLPKPDRGKMRFHKIANVNKALDFIASKGVKLVSIGAEEIVDGNLKMTLGMIWTIILRFAIQDISVEEMTAKEGLLLWCQRKTAPYKNVNVQNFHLSFKDGLAFCALIHRHRPDLIDYHKLSKDNPLQNLNTAFDVAEKYLDIPRMLDPEDMTNTAMPDERAIMTYVSSYYHCFSGAQKAETAANRICKVLKVNQENERLMEEYERLASDLLEWIRRTLPWLQSRQADNSLSGVQKRLEEYRTYRRKHKPPRVEQKAKLETNFNTLQTKLRLSNRPAYMPTEGKMVSDIANAWKGLEQSEKSFEDWLLSEMMRLERLEHLAQKFKAKADTHEDWTRGKEEMLQSSDFRQCKLNDLKALKKKHEAFESDLAAHQDRVEQIAAIAHELNTLEYHDSTSVNIRCQRICDQWDRLGSLTQKRRTDLDDAEKILEKIDILHLEFAKRAAPFNNWLDGTREDLVDMFIVHTVEEIQGLIDAHGQFKATLSDADKEYNSIIGLVKDVESTVQKYQIPGGLQNPYTTLTSSDLSKKWSEVKHLVPQRDTTLQAELRKQQNNEMLRRQFAEKSNQVGPWIERQMDAVTAIGMGLQGSLEDQLHQLKQYEQNVFAYKPHIEELEKIHQAVQEGMIFENRYTQYTMETLRVGWEQLLTSINRNVNEVENQILTRDSKGITQEQLNEFRASFNHFDKNRTGRLAPEEFKSCLVSIGYSIGKDRQGEIDFQRILAVVDPNSTGYVHFDAFLDFMTRESTDTDTAEQVIDSFRILAGDKPYILSDELRRELPPDQAEYCIQRMAPYKGVNAVPGALDYMSFSTALYGESDL, from the exons ACCTTTACAGCATGGTGCAACTCTCACTTACGTAAAGCGGGCACAGCCATCGAAAACATTGAAGAGGACTTCCGCAACGGGCTCAAACTTATGTTGCTCCTCGAAGTAATTTCTGGCGAAACGTTACCAAAACCTGATAGAGGTAAAATGCGTTTCCACAAGATCGCCAATGTCAACAAAGCACTCGATTTCATTGCCAGCAAGGGCGTGAAATTGGTATCGATCGGTGCCGAAG AAATTGTCgatggaaatttaaaaatgactcTGGGTATGATCTGGACGATCATCTTAAGGTTCGCCATCCAAGACATTTCCGTGGAAGAGATGACCGCCAAAGAAGGTTTGTTGCTGTGGTGCCAGCGTAAGACAGCCCCGTACAAGAATGTAAACGTGCAAAACTTCCATCTCAG TTTCAAGGACGGTTTGGCCTTCTGTGCCCTCATTCACCGTCATCGGCCCGATCTCATCGATTATCACAAGCTGTCTAAGGATAATCCCCTACAGAATTTGAACACCGCGTTCGATGTCGCTGAGAAGTACTTGGACATACCTCGTATGTTGGACCCCGAAG ATATGACCAATACGGCAATGCCAGACGAAAGAGCCATAATGACTTATGTTTCATCGTATTACCATTGCTTTTCTGGAGCCCAGAAG GCTGAGACTGCAGCAAACAGAATTTGTAAAGTACTCAAAGTAAACCAAGAGAACGAGCGTTTGATGGAAGAATACGAACGTTTGGCCAGTgac ttattggaATGGATCAGGCGTACTTTGCCATGGCTGCAAAGCCGACAGGCCGATAACTCGTTGTCTGGTGTGCAGAAGAGGCTCGAAGAATACCGTACTTACAGACGTAAACATAAGCCCCCACGTGTAGAACAGAAAGCCAAGCTCGAGACAAACTTTAACACGCTGCAAACAAAATTGCGTTTATCCAACAGACCTGCATACATGCCAACTGAGGGAAAAATGGTTTCC gATATTGCCAATGCTTGGAAAGGTCTTGAACAGTCGGAAAAGTCATTTGAAGACTGGCTGTTGTCCGAAATGATGAGACTAGAACGTTTGGAACATTTGGCACAAAAGTTCAAAGCCAAGGCAGACACTCATGAAGATTGGACACGTGGCAAAGAAGAGATGTTGCAGAGCTCTGACTTTAGGCAATGCAAGCTAAATGATCTGAAGGCATTGAAGAAGAAGCATGAAGCCTTTGAGAGTGATCTAGCTGCACATCAAGACAGAGTTGAACAAATCGCAGCTATTGCACAtgaattaaa tactTTGGAATATCACGATAGTACAAGCGTGAATATACGCTGTCAACGTATTTGTGACCAATGGGACAGATTAGGCAGCTTGACACAGAAACGCAGAACTGATTTGGACGATGCggaaaaaatattggaaaaaattgatatattgcATTTGGAATTTGCCAAGAGAGCAGCT CCTTTCAACAACTGGTTGGATGGTACACGTGAAGATTTAGTAGATATGTTCATTGTCCATACTGTTGAGGAAATCCAAGGATTGATTGATGCACATGGACAATTTAAGGCTACTTTGTCTGATGCTGACAAAGAGTACAATTCTATTATTGGATTGGTTAAAGATGTTGAGTCAActgtacaaaaatatcaaatacctGGTGGTCTTCAGAACCCATACACTACTTTGACTTCTAGC gatttaagtaaaaaatggtCTGAAGTGAAACATCTAGTGCCCCAAAGAGACACGACCCTACAAGCTGAACTCAGAAAACAACAAA ACAATGAGATGTTACGTCGTCAATTTGCGGAGAAGTCAAACCAAGTGGGTCCTTGGATTGAAAGGCAAATGGATGCTGTTACAGCTATCGGTATGGGATTGCAAGGTTCTCTAGAAGATCAATTGCACCAACTGAAACAATATGAACAGAATGTATTTGCATACAAGCCACATATTGAAGAATTAGAGAAAATCCACCAAGCTGTACAAGAGGGTATGATCTTCGAAAACAG GTACACTCAATATACAATGGAGACACTACGTGTTGGGTGGGAACAATTGTTGACATCCATCAACCGCAATGTGAATGAAGTTGAAAACCAGATATTAACCAGGGACTCTAAGGGTATAACTCAAGAACAACTTAACGAATTTAGGGCTagttttaatcattttgaCAAGAACCGTACTGGCCGATTGGCACCCGAAGAATTTAAATCATGTTTGGTGTCCATTGGCTATAGTATTGGAAAAGATAGACag GGTGAAATTGATTTCCAACGCATATTAGCTGTAGTTGATCCCAATAGTACTGGATACGTGCACTTTGATGCTTTCTTGGACTTTATGACTCGAGAATCTACAGACACTGATACTGCTGAACAAGTGATTGATTCGTTCCGCATTCTAGCAGGCGACAag CCATACATATTGTCTGATGAACTAAGGCGGGAACTTCCACCAGATCAGGCAGAATACTGTATACAGCGCATGGCTCCATACAAGGGCGTTAACGCTGTACCAGGAGCCCTGGACTACATGTCATTTTCAACTGCCTTATACGGCGAGTCGGATCTGtaa
- the LOC113554459 gene encoding alpha-actinin, sarcomeric isoform X3 has product MITMNSHSNDIDYSNGYMEPEEEWEREGLLDPAWEKQQKKTFTAWCNSHLRKAGTAIENIEEDFRNGLKLMLLLEVISGETLPKPDRGKMRFHKIANVNKALDFIASKGVKLVSIGAEEIVDGNLKMTLGMIWTIILRFAIQDISVEEMTAKEGLLLWCQRKTAPYKNVNVQNFHLSFKDGLAFCALIHRHRPDLIDYHKLSKDNPLQNLNTAFDVAEKYLDIPRMLDPEDLINTPKPDERAIMTYVSCYYHAFQGAQQVKTHMTNTAMPDERAIMTYVSSYYHCFSGAQKAETAANRICKVLKVNQENERLMEEYERLASDLLEWIRRTLPWLQSRQADNSLSGVQKRLEEYRTYRRKHKPPRVEQKAKLETNFNTLQTKLRLSNRPAYMPTEGKMVSDIANAWKGLEQSEKSFEDWLLSEMMRLERLEHLAQKFKAKADTHEDWTRGKEEMLQSSDFRQCKLNDLKALKKKHEAFESDLAAHQDRVEQIAAIAHELNTLEYHDSTSVNIRCQRICDQWDRLGSLTQKRRTDLDDAEKILEKIDILHLEFAKRAAPFNNWLDGTREDLVDMFIVHTVEEIQGLIDAHGQFKATLSDADKEYNSIIGLVKDVESTVQKYQIPGGLQNPYTTLTSSDLSKKWSEVKHLVPQRDTTLQAELRKQQNNEMLRRQFAEKSNQVGPWIERQMDAVTAIGMGLQGSLEDQLHQLKQYEQNVFAYKPHIEELEKIHQAVQEGMIFENRYTQYTMETLRVGWEQLLTSINRNVNEVENQILTRDSKGITQEQLNEFRASFNHFDKNRTGRLAPEEFKSCLVSIGYSIGKDRQGEIDFQRILAVVDPNSTGYVHFDAFLDFMTRESTDTDTAEQVIDSFRILAGDKPYILSDELRRELPPDQAEYCIQRMAPYKGVNAVPGALDYMSFSTALYGESDL; this is encoded by the exons ACCTTTACAGCATGGTGCAACTCTCACTTACGTAAAGCGGGCACAGCCATCGAAAACATTGAAGAGGACTTCCGCAACGGGCTCAAACTTATGTTGCTCCTCGAAGTAATTTCTGGCGAAACGTTACCAAAACCTGATAGAGGTAAAATGCGTTTCCACAAGATCGCCAATGTCAACAAAGCACTCGATTTCATTGCCAGCAAGGGCGTGAAATTGGTATCGATCGGTGCCGAAG AAATTGTCgatggaaatttaaaaatgactcTGGGTATGATCTGGACGATCATCTTAAGGTTCGCCATCCAAGACATTTCCGTGGAAGAGATGACCGCCAAAGAAGGTTTGTTGCTGTGGTGCCAGCGTAAGACAGCCCCGTACAAGAATGTAAACGTGCAAAACTTCCATCTCAG TTTCAAGGACGGTTTGGCCTTCTGTGCCCTCATTCACCGTCATCGGCCCGATCTCATCGATTATCACAAGCTGTCTAAGGATAATCCCCTACAGAATTTGAACACCGCGTTCGATGTCGCTGAGAAGTACTTGGACATACCTCGTATGTTGGACCCCGAAG ATTTGATAAACACTCCGAAACCGGACGAACGCGCGATCATGACCTATGTGTCGTGTTATTATCACGCATTCCAAGGGGCGCAACAGGTAAAAACGC ATATGACCAATACGGCAATGCCAGACGAAAGAGCCATAATGACTTATGTTTCATCGTATTACCATTGCTTTTCTGGAGCCCAGAAG GCTGAGACTGCAGCAAACAGAATTTGTAAAGTACTCAAAGTAAACCAAGAGAACGAGCGTTTGATGGAAGAATACGAACGTTTGGCCAGTgac ttattggaATGGATCAGGCGTACTTTGCCATGGCTGCAAAGCCGACAGGCCGATAACTCGTTGTCTGGTGTGCAGAAGAGGCTCGAAGAATACCGTACTTACAGACGTAAACATAAGCCCCCACGTGTAGAACAGAAAGCCAAGCTCGAGACAAACTTTAACACGCTGCAAACAAAATTGCGTTTATCCAACAGACCTGCATACATGCCAACTGAGGGAAAAATGGTTTCC gATATTGCCAATGCTTGGAAAGGTCTTGAACAGTCGGAAAAGTCATTTGAAGACTGGCTGTTGTCCGAAATGATGAGACTAGAACGTTTGGAACATTTGGCACAAAAGTTCAAAGCCAAGGCAGACACTCATGAAGATTGGACACGTGGCAAAGAAGAGATGTTGCAGAGCTCTGACTTTAGGCAATGCAAGCTAAATGATCTGAAGGCATTGAAGAAGAAGCATGAAGCCTTTGAGAGTGATCTAGCTGCACATCAAGACAGAGTTGAACAAATCGCAGCTATTGCACAtgaattaaa tactTTGGAATATCACGATAGTACAAGCGTGAATATACGCTGTCAACGTATTTGTGACCAATGGGACAGATTAGGCAGCTTGACACAGAAACGCAGAACTGATTTGGACGATGCggaaaaaatattggaaaaaattgatatattgcATTTGGAATTTGCCAAGAGAGCAGCT CCTTTCAACAACTGGTTGGATGGTACACGTGAAGATTTAGTAGATATGTTCATTGTCCATACTGTTGAGGAAATCCAAGGATTGATTGATGCACATGGACAATTTAAGGCTACTTTGTCTGATGCTGACAAAGAGTACAATTCTATTATTGGATTGGTTAAAGATGTTGAGTCAActgtacaaaaatatcaaatacctGGTGGTCTTCAGAACCCATACACTACTTTGACTTCTAGC gatttaagtaaaaaatggtCTGAAGTGAAACATCTAGTGCCCCAAAGAGACACGACCCTACAAGCTGAACTCAGAAAACAACAAA ACAATGAGATGTTACGTCGTCAATTTGCGGAGAAGTCAAACCAAGTGGGTCCTTGGATTGAAAGGCAAATGGATGCTGTTACAGCTATCGGTATGGGATTGCAAGGTTCTCTAGAAGATCAATTGCACCAACTGAAACAATATGAACAGAATGTATTTGCATACAAGCCACATATTGAAGAATTAGAGAAAATCCACCAAGCTGTACAAGAGGGTATGATCTTCGAAAACAG GTACACTCAATATACAATGGAGACACTACGTGTTGGGTGGGAACAATTGTTGACATCCATCAACCGCAATGTGAATGAAGTTGAAAACCAGATATTAACCAGGGACTCTAAGGGTATAACTCAAGAACAACTTAACGAATTTAGGGCTagttttaatcattttgaCAAGAACCGTACTGGCCGATTGGCACCCGAAGAATTTAAATCATGTTTGGTGTCCATTGGCTATAGTATTGGAAAAGATAGACag GGTGAAATTGATTTCCAACGCATATTAGCTGTAGTTGATCCCAATAGTACTGGATACGTGCACTTTGATGCTTTCTTGGACTTTATGACTCGAGAATCTACAGACACTGATACTGCTGAACAAGTGATTGATTCGTTCCGCATTCTAGCAGGCGACAag CCATACATATTGTCTGATGAACTAAGGCGGGAACTTCCACCAGATCAGGCAGAATACTGTATACAGCGCATGGCTCCATACAAGGGCGTTAACGCTGTACCAGGAGCCCTGGACTACATGTCATTTTCAACTGCCTTATACGGCGAGTCGGATCTGtaa
- the LOC113554459 gene encoding alpha-actinin, sarcomeric isoform X1, whose translation MITMNSHSNDIDYSNGYMEPEEEWEREGLLDPAWEKQQKKTFTAWCNSHLRKAGTAIENIEEDFRNGLKLMLLLEVISGETLPKPDRGKMRFHKIANVNKALDFIASKGVKLVSIGAEEIVDGNLKMTLGMIWTIILRFAIQDISVEEMTAKEGLLLWCQRKTAPYKNVNVQNFHLSFKDGLAFCALIHRHRPDLIDYHKLSKDNPLQNLNTAFDVAEKYLDIPRMLDPEDLINTPKPDERAIMTYVSCYYHAFQGAQQAETAANRICKVLKVNQENERLMEEYERLASDLLEWIRRTLPWLQSRQADNSLSGVQKRLEEYRTYRRKHKPPRVEQKAKLETNFNTLQTKLRLSNRPAYMPTEGKMVSDIANAWKGLEQSEKSFEDWLLSEMMRLERLEHLAQKFKAKADTHEDWTRGKEEMLQSSDFRQCKLNDLKALKKKHEAFESDLAAHQDRVEQIAAIAHELNTLEYHDSTSVNIRCQRICDQWDRLGSLTQKRRTDLDDAEKILEKIDILHLEFAKRAAPFNNWLDGTREDLVDMFIVHTVEEIQGLIDAHGQFKATLSDADKEYNSIIGLVKDVESTVQKYQIPGGLQNPYTTLTSSDLSKKWSEVKHLVPQRDTTLQAELRKQQNNEMLRRQFAEKSNQVGPWIERQMDAVTAIGMGLQGSLEDQLHQLKQYEQNVFAYKPHIEELEKIHQAVQEGMIFENRYTQYTMETLRVGWEQLLTSINRNVNEVENQILTRDSKGITQEQLNEFRASFNHFDKNRTGRLAPEEFKSCLVSIGYSIGKDRQGEIDFQRILAVVDPNSTGYVHFDAFLDFMTRESTDTDTAEQVIDSFRILAGDKPYILSDELRRELPPDQAEYCIQRMAPYKGVNAVPGALDYMSFSTALYGESDL comes from the exons ACCTTTACAGCATGGTGCAACTCTCACTTACGTAAAGCGGGCACAGCCATCGAAAACATTGAAGAGGACTTCCGCAACGGGCTCAAACTTATGTTGCTCCTCGAAGTAATTTCTGGCGAAACGTTACCAAAACCTGATAGAGGTAAAATGCGTTTCCACAAGATCGCCAATGTCAACAAAGCACTCGATTTCATTGCCAGCAAGGGCGTGAAATTGGTATCGATCGGTGCCGAAG AAATTGTCgatggaaatttaaaaatgactcTGGGTATGATCTGGACGATCATCTTAAGGTTCGCCATCCAAGACATTTCCGTGGAAGAGATGACCGCCAAAGAAGGTTTGTTGCTGTGGTGCCAGCGTAAGACAGCCCCGTACAAGAATGTAAACGTGCAAAACTTCCATCTCAG TTTCAAGGACGGTTTGGCCTTCTGTGCCCTCATTCACCGTCATCGGCCCGATCTCATCGATTATCACAAGCTGTCTAAGGATAATCCCCTACAGAATTTGAACACCGCGTTCGATGTCGCTGAGAAGTACTTGGACATACCTCGTATGTTGGACCCCGAAG ATTTGATAAACACTCCGAAACCGGACGAACGCGCGATCATGACCTATGTGTCGTGTTATTATCACGCATTCCAAGGGGCGCAACAG GCTGAGACTGCAGCAAACAGAATTTGTAAAGTACTCAAAGTAAACCAAGAGAACGAGCGTTTGATGGAAGAATACGAACGTTTGGCCAGTgac ttattggaATGGATCAGGCGTACTTTGCCATGGCTGCAAAGCCGACAGGCCGATAACTCGTTGTCTGGTGTGCAGAAGAGGCTCGAAGAATACCGTACTTACAGACGTAAACATAAGCCCCCACGTGTAGAACAGAAAGCCAAGCTCGAGACAAACTTTAACACGCTGCAAACAAAATTGCGTTTATCCAACAGACCTGCATACATGCCAACTGAGGGAAAAATGGTTTCC gATATTGCCAATGCTTGGAAAGGTCTTGAACAGTCGGAAAAGTCATTTGAAGACTGGCTGTTGTCCGAAATGATGAGACTAGAACGTTTGGAACATTTGGCACAAAAGTTCAAAGCCAAGGCAGACACTCATGAAGATTGGACACGTGGCAAAGAAGAGATGTTGCAGAGCTCTGACTTTAGGCAATGCAAGCTAAATGATCTGAAGGCATTGAAGAAGAAGCATGAAGCCTTTGAGAGTGATCTAGCTGCACATCAAGACAGAGTTGAACAAATCGCAGCTATTGCACAtgaattaaa tactTTGGAATATCACGATAGTACAAGCGTGAATATACGCTGTCAACGTATTTGTGACCAATGGGACAGATTAGGCAGCTTGACACAGAAACGCAGAACTGATTTGGACGATGCggaaaaaatattggaaaaaattgatatattgcATTTGGAATTTGCCAAGAGAGCAGCT CCTTTCAACAACTGGTTGGATGGTACACGTGAAGATTTAGTAGATATGTTCATTGTCCATACTGTTGAGGAAATCCAAGGATTGATTGATGCACATGGACAATTTAAGGCTACTTTGTCTGATGCTGACAAAGAGTACAATTCTATTATTGGATTGGTTAAAGATGTTGAGTCAActgtacaaaaatatcaaatacctGGTGGTCTTCAGAACCCATACACTACTTTGACTTCTAGC gatttaagtaaaaaatggtCTGAAGTGAAACATCTAGTGCCCCAAAGAGACACGACCCTACAAGCTGAACTCAGAAAACAACAAA ACAATGAGATGTTACGTCGTCAATTTGCGGAGAAGTCAAACCAAGTGGGTCCTTGGATTGAAAGGCAAATGGATGCTGTTACAGCTATCGGTATGGGATTGCAAGGTTCTCTAGAAGATCAATTGCACCAACTGAAACAATATGAACAGAATGTATTTGCATACAAGCCACATATTGAAGAATTAGAGAAAATCCACCAAGCTGTACAAGAGGGTATGATCTTCGAAAACAG GTACACTCAATATACAATGGAGACACTACGTGTTGGGTGGGAACAATTGTTGACATCCATCAACCGCAATGTGAATGAAGTTGAAAACCAGATATTAACCAGGGACTCTAAGGGTATAACTCAAGAACAACTTAACGAATTTAGGGCTagttttaatcattttgaCAAGAACCGTACTGGCCGATTGGCACCCGAAGAATTTAAATCATGTTTGGTGTCCATTGGCTATAGTATTGGAAAAGATAGACag GGTGAAATTGATTTCCAACGCATATTAGCTGTAGTTGATCCCAATAGTACTGGATACGTGCACTTTGATGCTTTCTTGGACTTTATGACTCGAGAATCTACAGACACTGATACTGCTGAACAAGTGATTGATTCGTTCCGCATTCTAGCAGGCGACAag CCATACATATTGTCTGATGAACTAAGGCGGGAACTTCCACCAGATCAGGCAGAATACTGTATACAGCGCATGGCTCCATACAAGGGCGTTAACGCTGTACCAGGAGCCCTGGACTACATGTCATTTTCAACTGCCTTATACGGCGAGTCGGATCTGtaa